DNA sequence from the Streptomyces canus genome:
CGACGTCTCGTCGCTGCGCCGCTGTGTCTCCGCGGGTGAGAACCTGCCCGCGGCCACCTGGCGGGCCTGGCACGAGCGGACCGGGCTGGGGATTGTCAACGGCATCGGCGCCACCGAGCTGCTGCACATCTTCATCTCCGCCGCCGACGAGCACGTCCGGCCCGGGACGACCGGGGTGCCCGTACCCGGATGGCACGCGCGCGTGGTCGACGAGACAGGTCGGGAGAGGCCCGACGGCGAGCCCGGCCTGCTCGCGGTGCGCGGTCCCGTCGGCTGCCGCTACCTCTCCGATCCGCGGCAGGTGGAGTACGTGCGGGACGGCTGGAACATCACCGGCGACACATACATCCGCGAGAACGACGGGTACTTCCGCTATGTGGCGCGCGCGGACGACATGATCATCTCCGCCGGGTACAACATCGCCGGACCGGAGGTCGAGGACGCCCTGCTGCGGCACCCGGACGTGGTCGAGGCGGCCGTCGTGGGGCGGGCCGACGAGGCACGCGGTCAGGTGGTCGTGGCCTTCGCCGTCCTCAAGGAGGGCGCCGAGCGGGACGCCGAGGCGCTGCGCTCGTACGTCAAGACCGAACTGGCACCCTACAAATGCCCGCGCGAGATCGTCTTCCTCGACGCGCTGCCGCGCACGGCGACCGGCAAACTCCAGCGGTTCAGGCTGCGCACCGATGGTGACCAGCAGTGATCCACACGAACTAAGATGATCAACGTGTCCGACCAGCATGCACCACGGTCTCTCATCGTCACGCTCTACGGAGCCTACGGCCGCTTCATGCCGGGCCCCGTGCCCGTCGCCGAGCTGATCCGGCTGCTGGCCGCGGTCGGCGTGGACGCCCCCTCCGTACGCTCGTCGGTGTCCCGCCTCAAGCGGCGCGGCCTGCTGCTGCCGGCCCGCACGACACAGGGCTCGGCCGGGTACGAACTGTCGCACGAGGCCCGTCAGCTGCTCGACGACGGCGACCGGCGCATCTACGCGGTGACCCCGCCCGAGGACGAGGGCTGGGTGCTCGCGGTGTTCTCGGTGCCGGAGTCGGAGCGGCAGAAGCGGCACGTGCTGCGTTCACGGCTGGCCGGACTGGGCTTCGGCACGGCGGCCCCCGGGGTGTGGATCGCCCCGGCGCGCCTGTACGAGGAGGCCCGGCACACCCTTCAGCGGCTGCGGCTCGACCCGTACGTCGACTTCTTCCGCGGCGAACATCTCGGCTTCGCCGCGACCGTCGAGGCGGTGTCCCGCTGGTGGGACCTGGCCGCGATCGCCAAGGAGCACGAAGCCTTCCTCGACCGCCACGCGCGCGTGCTGCACGACTGGGAGGGCCGGGCCGACACCC
Encoded proteins:
- a CDS encoding PaaX family transcriptional regulator, with the translated sequence MINVSDQHAPRSLIVTLYGAYGRFMPGPVPVAELIRLLAAVGVDAPSVRSSVSRLKRRGLLLPARTTQGSAGYELSHEARQLLDDGDRRIYAVTPPEDEGWVLAVFSVPESERQKRHVLRSRLAGLGFGTAAPGVWIAPARLYEEARHTLQRLRLDPYVDFFRGEHLGFAATVEAVSRWWDLAAIAKEHEAFLDRHARVLHDWEGRADTPPEEAYRDYLLALDSWRHLPYSDPGLPAPLLPEDWPGRRAAAVFRGLHERLRDAGAAFVGL